The Doryrhamphus excisus isolate RoL2022-K1 chromosome 1, RoL_Dexc_1.0, whole genome shotgun sequence genome includes a window with the following:
- the elf2b gene encoding ETS-related transcription factor Elf-2b isoform X4, which yields MTSVVLVDSGGTVVEYVTAVEDPHQEGECDADLEQEGQVEDEGEVEDAYEEAEHGREDENFPAIIVEEVPGAGLAEAVSYDDEANAIQEVGNEQDVESEKGAVEASVQSANVHCSDKTIEAAEALLHMDSPSSVREDCSPEAFVPPYVATPDFLHAAMRPDIAETEVEISTEDCCGDDDDDEDEDEDIGTLLEEPEPERSHEPVKKRRAGRKLKPNQSSYSADIGIRKKTREGKGSTIYLWEFLLDLLQDKNTCPRYIKWTQREKGIFKLVDSKAVSKLWGKHKNKPDMNYETMGRALRYYYQRGILAKVEGQRLVYQFKEMPKNIVIIDEDKADMSTADDPMETAASYERIPQPSDVLLKASDLSPRKPNILRGGNRGSLVQSSAAVCTKTAPVSASRTASGDGRNQQAAVVSSASGPRTVRVAMQVPVVMTSLGQKISTVALQQPAVRSGAAGHAALLSSTAAGGTNSQQKVVIQTIPTMVPATAENGEKITVQLAKIITIPAHQLAQCQLQTPADAKSGVGGSTPGIGLLGSPLTVQTLTPVSMASGAQVMRLSVPTQAQAQTLVVSGSASSGAVTVSTANRAAASQPRIIGGVFNGSELVVGGDKAKAAGVQVQAVQMAVAVQQNLAPPQRDPDARSKLETPVTIKTEDPEC from the exons ATGACCTCAGTGGTTCTAGTTGACTCTGGTGGGACTGTGGTGGAGTATGTCACAGCCGTGGAAGACCCCCACCAG GAGGGTGAGTGTGATGCGGACCTAGAACAAGAGGGACAAGTGGAGGACGAGGGTGAAGTTGAGGACGCCTATGAAGAGGCGGAGCATGGAAGAGAGGATGAAAACTTCCCAGCCATCATTGTGGAGGAGGTGCCTGGTGCTGGCTTAGCTGAAGCGGTGTCGTACGATGACGAAGCCAACGCCATCCAGGAAGTTGGAAATGAGCAGGATGTGGAGTCAGAAAAGGGGGCAG TGGAGGCTTCTGTCCAAAGCGCCAATGTGCACTGCTCTGACAAGACCATTGAGGCTGCAGAGGCTCTCCTCCACATGGACTCACCATCCAGTGTCAGAGAAGACTGCAGCCCAG AAGCTTTTGTCCCACCGTACGTAGCAACGCCAGACTTTCTCCATGCCGCCATGCGTCCTGACATTGCAGAGACTGAGGTGGAGATCTCGACAGAGGACTGCTGCGGggacgatgacgatgacgaagatgaggatgaagacATAGGAACCCTGTTAGAGGAGCCGGAGCCAGAACGTAGCCATGAGCCTGTCAAAAAGAGGAGAG CTGGACGGAAATTAAAACCAAACCAGTCCTCTTACTCAGCCGATATTGGCATCAGGAAGAAAACCAGAGAGGGGAAAG GGAGCACCATCTACTTATGGGAGTTCCTGTTGGACCTCCTGCAGGACAAGAACACCTGTCCTAGGTACATCAAGTGGACCCAGAGGGAGAAGGGCATCTTTAAGCTGGTGGACTCAAAGGCCGTGTCAAAGCTGTGGGGAAAACACAAGAACAAGCCAGACATGAACTACGAGACCATGGGACGGGCTCTGAG ataTTACTACCAACGTGGCATCCTGGCCAAAGTTGAGGGCCAACGGCTGGTCTATCAGTTCAAAGAAATGCCCAAAAACATAGTCATAATTGACGAGGACAAGGCAGACATGTCCACCGCCGATGACCCGATGGAGACCGCCGCGTCCTACGAGCGCATCCCACAGCCGTCGGATGTGCTGCTCAAGGCGTCCGACCTGTCCCCCAGAAAGCCCAACATCCTGCGAGGCGGGAACCGAGGCAGCTTGGTTCAGTCGTCTGCCGCCGTCTGCACCAAGACGGCGCCGGTCAGCGCCTCACGGACCGCATCGGGAGACGGCAGGAATCAGCAGGCGGCGGTCGTTTCCAGCGCTTCGGGGCCCAG GACGGTGCGGGTCGCCATGCAGGTGCCGGTCGTCATGACTTCGTTAGGGCAAAAGATTTCTACGGTTGCTCTGCAGCAGCCAGCGGTAAGATCAGGAGCAGCCGGTCATGCCGCCCTTCTGTCCAGCACCGCTGCTGGAGGCACCAACTCCCAACAGAAG GTTGTCATCCAGACCATCCCCACCATGGTCCCGGCCACAGCAGAGAACGGAGAGAAGATCACGGTCCAGCTGGCCAAGATCATCACAATCCCCGCCCATCAGTTGGCTCAGTGTCAGCTTCAGACCCCCGCAGACGCCAAGTCCGGCGTCGGGGGTTCAACACCGGGAATCGGCCTCCTCGGAAGCCCCCTGACGGTCCAGACCCTCACTCCGGTCAGCATGGCCTCGGGGGCGCAGGTGATGAGACTGTCCGTGCCGACTCAGGCCCAAGCGCAGACTCTGGTGGTGTCTGGGAGCGCCAGCAGCGGGGCGGTCACCGTGTCGACGGCCAATCGGGCCGCGGCATCACAGCCTCGCATCATCGGGGGCGTTTTCAACGGCTCTGAGCTGGTGGTGGGAGGCGACAAGGCCAAGGCCGCCGGTGTTCAGGTACAAGCTGTTCAAATGGCGGTGGCGGTCCAACAGAACCTGGCCCCACCCCAAAGGGACCCTGATGCGCGAAGCAAACTGGAAACACCCGTCACAATAAAGACTGAAGATCCCGAGTGTTGA
- the elf2b gene encoding ETS-related transcription factor Elf-2b isoform X2, translating into MTSVVLVDSGGTVVEYVTAVEDPHQEGECDADLEQEGQVEDEGEVEDAYEEAEHGREDENFPAIIVEEVPGAGLAEAVSYDDEANAIQEVGNEQDVESEKGAVEASVQSANVHCSDKTIEAAEALLHMDSPSSVREDCSPEAFVPPYVATPDFLHAAMRPDIAETEVEISTEDCCGDDDDDEDEDEDIGTLLEEPEPERSHEPVKKRRAGRKLKPNQSSYSADIGIRKKTREGKAGSTIYLWEFLLDLLQDKNTCPRYIKWTQREKGIFKLVDSKAVSKLWGKHKNKPDMNYETMGRALRYYYQRGILAKVEGQRLVYQFKEMPKNIVIIDEDKADMSTADDPMETAASYERIPQPSDVLLKASDLSPRKPNILRGGNRGSLVQSSAAVCTKTAPVSASRTASGDGRNQQAAVVSSASGPRTVRVAMQVPVVMTSLGQKISTVALQQPAVRSGAAGHAALLSSTAAGGTNSQQKVVIQTIPTMVPATAENGEKITVQLAKIITIPAHQLAQCQLQTPADAKSGVGGSTPGIGLLGSPLTVQTLTPVSMASGAQVMRLSVPTQAQAQTLVVSGSASSGAVTVSTANRAAASQPRIIGGVFNGSELVVGGDKAKAAGVQVQAVQMAVAVQQNLAPPQRDPDARSKLETPVTIKTEDPEC; encoded by the exons ATGACCTCAGTGGTTCTAGTTGACTCTGGTGGGACTGTGGTGGAGTATGTCACAGCCGTGGAAGACCCCCACCAG GAGGGTGAGTGTGATGCGGACCTAGAACAAGAGGGACAAGTGGAGGACGAGGGTGAAGTTGAGGACGCCTATGAAGAGGCGGAGCATGGAAGAGAGGATGAAAACTTCCCAGCCATCATTGTGGAGGAGGTGCCTGGTGCTGGCTTAGCTGAAGCGGTGTCGTACGATGACGAAGCCAACGCCATCCAGGAAGTTGGAAATGAGCAGGATGTGGAGTCAGAAAAGGGGGCAG TGGAGGCTTCTGTCCAAAGCGCCAATGTGCACTGCTCTGACAAGACCATTGAGGCTGCAGAGGCTCTCCTCCACATGGACTCACCATCCAGTGTCAGAGAAGACTGCAGCCCAG AAGCTTTTGTCCCACCGTACGTAGCAACGCCAGACTTTCTCCATGCCGCCATGCGTCCTGACATTGCAGAGACTGAGGTGGAGATCTCGACAGAGGACTGCTGCGGggacgatgacgatgacgaagatgaggatgaagacATAGGAACCCTGTTAGAGGAGCCGGAGCCAGAACGTAGCCATGAGCCTGTCAAAAAGAGGAGAG CTGGACGGAAATTAAAACCAAACCAGTCCTCTTACTCAGCCGATATTGGCATCAGGAAGAAAACCAGAGAGGGGAAAG CAGGGAGCACCATCTACTTATGGGAGTTCCTGTTGGACCTCCTGCAGGACAAGAACACCTGTCCTAGGTACATCAAGTGGACCCAGAGGGAGAAGGGCATCTTTAAGCTGGTGGACTCAAAGGCCGTGTCAAAGCTGTGGGGAAAACACAAGAACAAGCCAGACATGAACTACGAGACCATGGGACGGGCTCTGAG ataTTACTACCAACGTGGCATCCTGGCCAAAGTTGAGGGCCAACGGCTGGTCTATCAGTTCAAAGAAATGCCCAAAAACATAGTCATAATTGACGAGGACAAGGCAGACATGTCCACCGCCGATGACCCGATGGAGACCGCCGCGTCCTACGAGCGCATCCCACAGCCGTCGGATGTGCTGCTCAAGGCGTCCGACCTGTCCCCCAGAAAGCCCAACATCCTGCGAGGCGGGAACCGAGGCAGCTTGGTTCAGTCGTCTGCCGCCGTCTGCACCAAGACGGCGCCGGTCAGCGCCTCACGGACCGCATCGGGAGACGGCAGGAATCAGCAGGCGGCGGTCGTTTCCAGCGCTTCGGGGCCCAG GACGGTGCGGGTCGCCATGCAGGTGCCGGTCGTCATGACTTCGTTAGGGCAAAAGATTTCTACGGTTGCTCTGCAGCAGCCAGCGGTAAGATCAGGAGCAGCCGGTCATGCCGCCCTTCTGTCCAGCACCGCTGCTGGAGGCACCAACTCCCAACAGAAG GTTGTCATCCAGACCATCCCCACCATGGTCCCGGCCACAGCAGAGAACGGAGAGAAGATCACGGTCCAGCTGGCCAAGATCATCACAATCCCCGCCCATCAGTTGGCTCAGTGTCAGCTTCAGACCCCCGCAGACGCCAAGTCCGGCGTCGGGGGTTCAACACCGGGAATCGGCCTCCTCGGAAGCCCCCTGACGGTCCAGACCCTCACTCCGGTCAGCATGGCCTCGGGGGCGCAGGTGATGAGACTGTCCGTGCCGACTCAGGCCCAAGCGCAGACTCTGGTGGTGTCTGGGAGCGCCAGCAGCGGGGCGGTCACCGTGTCGACGGCCAATCGGGCCGCGGCATCACAGCCTCGCATCATCGGGGGCGTTTTCAACGGCTCTGAGCTGGTGGTGGGAGGCGACAAGGCCAAGGCCGCCGGTGTTCAGGTACAAGCTGTTCAAATGGCGGTGGCGGTCCAACAGAACCTGGCCCCACCCCAAAGGGACCCTGATGCGCGAAGCAAACTGGAAACACCCGTCACAATAAAGACTGAAGATCCCGAGTGTTGA
- the elf2b gene encoding ETS-related transcription factor Elf-2b isoform X3 codes for MTSVVLVDSGGTVVEYVTAVEDPHQQEGECDADLEQEGQVEDEGEVEDAYEEAEHGREDENFPAIIVEEVPGAGLAEAVSYDDEANAIQEVGNEQDVESEKGAVEASVQSANVHCSDKTIEAAEALLHMDSPSSVREDCSPEAFVPPYVATPDFLHAAMRPDIAETEVEISTEDCCGDDDDDEDEDEDIGTLLEEPEPERSHEPVKKRRAGRKLKPNQSSYSADIGIRKKTREGKGSTIYLWEFLLDLLQDKNTCPRYIKWTQREKGIFKLVDSKAVSKLWGKHKNKPDMNYETMGRALRYYYQRGILAKVEGQRLVYQFKEMPKNIVIIDEDKADMSTADDPMETAASYERIPQPSDVLLKASDLSPRKPNILRGGNRGSLVQSSAAVCTKTAPVSASRTASGDGRNQQAAVVSSASGPRTVRVAMQVPVVMTSLGQKISTVALQQPAVRSGAAGHAALLSSTAAGGTNSQQKVVIQTIPTMVPATAENGEKITVQLAKIITIPAHQLAQCQLQTPADAKSGVGGSTPGIGLLGSPLTVQTLTPVSMASGAQVMRLSVPTQAQAQTLVVSGSASSGAVTVSTANRAAASQPRIIGGVFNGSELVVGGDKAKAAGVQVQAVQMAVAVQQNLAPPQRDPDARSKLETPVTIKTEDPEC; via the exons ATGACCTCAGTGGTTCTAGTTGACTCTGGTGGGACTGTGGTGGAGTATGTCACAGCCGTGGAAGACCCCCACCAG CAGGAGGGTGAGTGTGATGCGGACCTAGAACAAGAGGGACAAGTGGAGGACGAGGGTGAAGTTGAGGACGCCTATGAAGAGGCGGAGCATGGAAGAGAGGATGAAAACTTCCCAGCCATCATTGTGGAGGAGGTGCCTGGTGCTGGCTTAGCTGAAGCGGTGTCGTACGATGACGAAGCCAACGCCATCCAGGAAGTTGGAAATGAGCAGGATGTGGAGTCAGAAAAGGGGGCAG TGGAGGCTTCTGTCCAAAGCGCCAATGTGCACTGCTCTGACAAGACCATTGAGGCTGCAGAGGCTCTCCTCCACATGGACTCACCATCCAGTGTCAGAGAAGACTGCAGCCCAG AAGCTTTTGTCCCACCGTACGTAGCAACGCCAGACTTTCTCCATGCCGCCATGCGTCCTGACATTGCAGAGACTGAGGTGGAGATCTCGACAGAGGACTGCTGCGGggacgatgacgatgacgaagatgaggatgaagacATAGGAACCCTGTTAGAGGAGCCGGAGCCAGAACGTAGCCATGAGCCTGTCAAAAAGAGGAGAG CTGGACGGAAATTAAAACCAAACCAGTCCTCTTACTCAGCCGATATTGGCATCAGGAAGAAAACCAGAGAGGGGAAAG GGAGCACCATCTACTTATGGGAGTTCCTGTTGGACCTCCTGCAGGACAAGAACACCTGTCCTAGGTACATCAAGTGGACCCAGAGGGAGAAGGGCATCTTTAAGCTGGTGGACTCAAAGGCCGTGTCAAAGCTGTGGGGAAAACACAAGAACAAGCCAGACATGAACTACGAGACCATGGGACGGGCTCTGAG ataTTACTACCAACGTGGCATCCTGGCCAAAGTTGAGGGCCAACGGCTGGTCTATCAGTTCAAAGAAATGCCCAAAAACATAGTCATAATTGACGAGGACAAGGCAGACATGTCCACCGCCGATGACCCGATGGAGACCGCCGCGTCCTACGAGCGCATCCCACAGCCGTCGGATGTGCTGCTCAAGGCGTCCGACCTGTCCCCCAGAAAGCCCAACATCCTGCGAGGCGGGAACCGAGGCAGCTTGGTTCAGTCGTCTGCCGCCGTCTGCACCAAGACGGCGCCGGTCAGCGCCTCACGGACCGCATCGGGAGACGGCAGGAATCAGCAGGCGGCGGTCGTTTCCAGCGCTTCGGGGCCCAG GACGGTGCGGGTCGCCATGCAGGTGCCGGTCGTCATGACTTCGTTAGGGCAAAAGATTTCTACGGTTGCTCTGCAGCAGCCAGCGGTAAGATCAGGAGCAGCCGGTCATGCCGCCCTTCTGTCCAGCACCGCTGCTGGAGGCACCAACTCCCAACAGAAG GTTGTCATCCAGACCATCCCCACCATGGTCCCGGCCACAGCAGAGAACGGAGAGAAGATCACGGTCCAGCTGGCCAAGATCATCACAATCCCCGCCCATCAGTTGGCTCAGTGTCAGCTTCAGACCCCCGCAGACGCCAAGTCCGGCGTCGGGGGTTCAACACCGGGAATCGGCCTCCTCGGAAGCCCCCTGACGGTCCAGACCCTCACTCCGGTCAGCATGGCCTCGGGGGCGCAGGTGATGAGACTGTCCGTGCCGACTCAGGCCCAAGCGCAGACTCTGGTGGTGTCTGGGAGCGCCAGCAGCGGGGCGGTCACCGTGTCGACGGCCAATCGGGCCGCGGCATCACAGCCTCGCATCATCGGGGGCGTTTTCAACGGCTCTGAGCTGGTGGTGGGAGGCGACAAGGCCAAGGCCGCCGGTGTTCAGGTACAAGCTGTTCAAATGGCGGTGGCGGTCCAACAGAACCTGGCCCCACCCCAAAGGGACCCTGATGCGCGAAGCAAACTGGAAACACCCGTCACAATAAAGACTGAAGATCCCGAGTGTTGA
- the elf2b gene encoding ETS-related transcription factor Elf-2b isoform X7 produces the protein MATSQHEAHANQLDLLIKAVEASVQSANVHCSDKTIEAAEALLHMDSPSSVREDCSPEAFVPPYVATPDFLHAAMRPDIAETEVEISTEDCCGDDDDDEDEDEDIGTLLEEPEPERSHEPVKKRRAGRKLKPNQSSYSADIGIRKKTREGKGSTIYLWEFLLDLLQDKNTCPRYIKWTQREKGIFKLVDSKAVSKLWGKHKNKPDMNYETMGRALRYYYQRGILAKVEGQRLVYQFKEMPKNIVIIDEDKADMSTADDPMETAASYERIPQPSDVLLKASDLSPRKPNILRGGNRGSLVQSSAAVCTKTAPVSASRTASGDGRNQQAAVVSSASGPRTVRVAMQVPVVMTSLGQKISTVALQQPAVRSGAAGHAALLSSTAAGGTNSQQKVVIQTIPTMVPATAENGEKITVQLAKIITIPAHQLAQCQLQTPADAKSGVGGSTPGIGLLGSPLTVQTLTPVSMASGAQVMRLSVPTQAQAQTLVVSGSASSGAVTVSTANRAAASQPRIIGGVFNGSELVVGGDKAKAAGVQVQAVQMAVAVQQNLAPPQRDPDARSKLETPVTIKTEDPEC, from the exons ATGGCGACTTCGCAACATGAGGCACATGCAAATCAGCTCGATCTACTCATTAAAGCCG TGGAGGCTTCTGTCCAAAGCGCCAATGTGCACTGCTCTGACAAGACCATTGAGGCTGCAGAGGCTCTCCTCCACATGGACTCACCATCCAGTGTCAGAGAAGACTGCAGCCCAG AAGCTTTTGTCCCACCGTACGTAGCAACGCCAGACTTTCTCCATGCCGCCATGCGTCCTGACATTGCAGAGACTGAGGTGGAGATCTCGACAGAGGACTGCTGCGGggacgatgacgatgacgaagatgaggatgaagacATAGGAACCCTGTTAGAGGAGCCGGAGCCAGAACGTAGCCATGAGCCTGTCAAAAAGAGGAGAG CTGGACGGAAATTAAAACCAAACCAGTCCTCTTACTCAGCCGATATTGGCATCAGGAAGAAAACCAGAGAGGGGAAAG GGAGCACCATCTACTTATGGGAGTTCCTGTTGGACCTCCTGCAGGACAAGAACACCTGTCCTAGGTACATCAAGTGGACCCAGAGGGAGAAGGGCATCTTTAAGCTGGTGGACTCAAAGGCCGTGTCAAAGCTGTGGGGAAAACACAAGAACAAGCCAGACATGAACTACGAGACCATGGGACGGGCTCTGAG ataTTACTACCAACGTGGCATCCTGGCCAAAGTTGAGGGCCAACGGCTGGTCTATCAGTTCAAAGAAATGCCCAAAAACATAGTCATAATTGACGAGGACAAGGCAGACATGTCCACCGCCGATGACCCGATGGAGACCGCCGCGTCCTACGAGCGCATCCCACAGCCGTCGGATGTGCTGCTCAAGGCGTCCGACCTGTCCCCCAGAAAGCCCAACATCCTGCGAGGCGGGAACCGAGGCAGCTTGGTTCAGTCGTCTGCCGCCGTCTGCACCAAGACGGCGCCGGTCAGCGCCTCACGGACCGCATCGGGAGACGGCAGGAATCAGCAGGCGGCGGTCGTTTCCAGCGCTTCGGGGCCCAG GACGGTGCGGGTCGCCATGCAGGTGCCGGTCGTCATGACTTCGTTAGGGCAAAAGATTTCTACGGTTGCTCTGCAGCAGCCAGCGGTAAGATCAGGAGCAGCCGGTCATGCCGCCCTTCTGTCCAGCACCGCTGCTGGAGGCACCAACTCCCAACAGAAG GTTGTCATCCAGACCATCCCCACCATGGTCCCGGCCACAGCAGAGAACGGAGAGAAGATCACGGTCCAGCTGGCCAAGATCATCACAATCCCCGCCCATCAGTTGGCTCAGTGTCAGCTTCAGACCCCCGCAGACGCCAAGTCCGGCGTCGGGGGTTCAACACCGGGAATCGGCCTCCTCGGAAGCCCCCTGACGGTCCAGACCCTCACTCCGGTCAGCATGGCCTCGGGGGCGCAGGTGATGAGACTGTCCGTGCCGACTCAGGCCCAAGCGCAGACTCTGGTGGTGTCTGGGAGCGCCAGCAGCGGGGCGGTCACCGTGTCGACGGCCAATCGGGCCGCGGCATCACAGCCTCGCATCATCGGGGGCGTTTTCAACGGCTCTGAGCTGGTGGTGGGAGGCGACAAGGCCAAGGCCGCCGGTGTTCAGGTACAAGCTGTTCAAATGGCGGTGGCGGTCCAACAGAACCTGGCCCCACCCCAAAGGGACCCTGATGCGCGAAGCAAACTGGAAACACCCGTCACAATAAAGACTGAAGATCCCGAGTGTTGA
- the elf2b gene encoding ETS-related transcription factor Elf-2b isoform X1, with protein sequence MTSVVLVDSGGTVVEYVTAVEDPHQQEGECDADLEQEGQVEDEGEVEDAYEEAEHGREDENFPAIIVEEVPGAGLAEAVSYDDEANAIQEVGNEQDVESEKGAVEASVQSANVHCSDKTIEAAEALLHMDSPSSVREDCSPEAFVPPYVATPDFLHAAMRPDIAETEVEISTEDCCGDDDDDEDEDEDIGTLLEEPEPERSHEPVKKRRAGRKLKPNQSSYSADIGIRKKTREGKAGSTIYLWEFLLDLLQDKNTCPRYIKWTQREKGIFKLVDSKAVSKLWGKHKNKPDMNYETMGRALRYYYQRGILAKVEGQRLVYQFKEMPKNIVIIDEDKADMSTADDPMETAASYERIPQPSDVLLKASDLSPRKPNILRGGNRGSLVQSSAAVCTKTAPVSASRTASGDGRNQQAAVVSSASGPRTVRVAMQVPVVMTSLGQKISTVALQQPAVRSGAAGHAALLSSTAAGGTNSQQKVVIQTIPTMVPATAENGEKITVQLAKIITIPAHQLAQCQLQTPADAKSGVGGSTPGIGLLGSPLTVQTLTPVSMASGAQVMRLSVPTQAQAQTLVVSGSASSGAVTVSTANRAAASQPRIIGGVFNGSELVVGGDKAKAAGVQVQAVQMAVAVQQNLAPPQRDPDARSKLETPVTIKTEDPEC encoded by the exons ATGACCTCAGTGGTTCTAGTTGACTCTGGTGGGACTGTGGTGGAGTATGTCACAGCCGTGGAAGACCCCCACCAG CAGGAGGGTGAGTGTGATGCGGACCTAGAACAAGAGGGACAAGTGGAGGACGAGGGTGAAGTTGAGGACGCCTATGAAGAGGCGGAGCATGGAAGAGAGGATGAAAACTTCCCAGCCATCATTGTGGAGGAGGTGCCTGGTGCTGGCTTAGCTGAAGCGGTGTCGTACGATGACGAAGCCAACGCCATCCAGGAAGTTGGAAATGAGCAGGATGTGGAGTCAGAAAAGGGGGCAG TGGAGGCTTCTGTCCAAAGCGCCAATGTGCACTGCTCTGACAAGACCATTGAGGCTGCAGAGGCTCTCCTCCACATGGACTCACCATCCAGTGTCAGAGAAGACTGCAGCCCAG AAGCTTTTGTCCCACCGTACGTAGCAACGCCAGACTTTCTCCATGCCGCCATGCGTCCTGACATTGCAGAGACTGAGGTGGAGATCTCGACAGAGGACTGCTGCGGggacgatgacgatgacgaagatgaggatgaagacATAGGAACCCTGTTAGAGGAGCCGGAGCCAGAACGTAGCCATGAGCCTGTCAAAAAGAGGAGAG CTGGACGGAAATTAAAACCAAACCAGTCCTCTTACTCAGCCGATATTGGCATCAGGAAGAAAACCAGAGAGGGGAAAG CAGGGAGCACCATCTACTTATGGGAGTTCCTGTTGGACCTCCTGCAGGACAAGAACACCTGTCCTAGGTACATCAAGTGGACCCAGAGGGAGAAGGGCATCTTTAAGCTGGTGGACTCAAAGGCCGTGTCAAAGCTGTGGGGAAAACACAAGAACAAGCCAGACATGAACTACGAGACCATGGGACGGGCTCTGAG ataTTACTACCAACGTGGCATCCTGGCCAAAGTTGAGGGCCAACGGCTGGTCTATCAGTTCAAAGAAATGCCCAAAAACATAGTCATAATTGACGAGGACAAGGCAGACATGTCCACCGCCGATGACCCGATGGAGACCGCCGCGTCCTACGAGCGCATCCCACAGCCGTCGGATGTGCTGCTCAAGGCGTCCGACCTGTCCCCCAGAAAGCCCAACATCCTGCGAGGCGGGAACCGAGGCAGCTTGGTTCAGTCGTCTGCCGCCGTCTGCACCAAGACGGCGCCGGTCAGCGCCTCACGGACCGCATCGGGAGACGGCAGGAATCAGCAGGCGGCGGTCGTTTCCAGCGCTTCGGGGCCCAG GACGGTGCGGGTCGCCATGCAGGTGCCGGTCGTCATGACTTCGTTAGGGCAAAAGATTTCTACGGTTGCTCTGCAGCAGCCAGCGGTAAGATCAGGAGCAGCCGGTCATGCCGCCCTTCTGTCCAGCACCGCTGCTGGAGGCACCAACTCCCAACAGAAG GTTGTCATCCAGACCATCCCCACCATGGTCCCGGCCACAGCAGAGAACGGAGAGAAGATCACGGTCCAGCTGGCCAAGATCATCACAATCCCCGCCCATCAGTTGGCTCAGTGTCAGCTTCAGACCCCCGCAGACGCCAAGTCCGGCGTCGGGGGTTCAACACCGGGAATCGGCCTCCTCGGAAGCCCCCTGACGGTCCAGACCCTCACTCCGGTCAGCATGGCCTCGGGGGCGCAGGTGATGAGACTGTCCGTGCCGACTCAGGCCCAAGCGCAGACTCTGGTGGTGTCTGGGAGCGCCAGCAGCGGGGCGGTCACCGTGTCGACGGCCAATCGGGCCGCGGCATCACAGCCTCGCATCATCGGGGGCGTTTTCAACGGCTCTGAGCTGGTGGTGGGAGGCGACAAGGCCAAGGCCGCCGGTGTTCAGGTACAAGCTGTTCAAATGGCGGTGGCGGTCCAACAGAACCTGGCCCCACCCCAAAGGGACCCTGATGCGCGAAGCAAACTGGAAACACCCGTCACAATAAAGACTGAAGATCCCGAGTGTTGA